In the genome of Sphingomonas naphthae, one region contains:
- a CDS encoding aromatic-ring-hydroxylating dioxygenase subunit beta, with the protein MSDDQRIAQAIDTIYREADLLDRRQWQDWLALYAPDCTYWAPSWIDEDRMSADPMREISLIYYAGREGLEDRVQRITSGRSLASDPLPRTIHAISNARGTISGEDVTIASNWAVDSYDLRNDRVTRLFGRYEHVIRRGVIAAKRIEVMNARLPSIIDIYSI; encoded by the coding sequence GTGAGCGACGACCAGCGGATCGCGCAGGCGATCGACACAATCTATCGCGAGGCCGACCTGCTCGATCGGCGCCAGTGGCAGGATTGGCTCGCGCTCTACGCGCCCGATTGCACCTATTGGGCGCCCTCGTGGATCGACGAGGACCGGATGAGCGCCGATCCCATGCGGGAGATTTCGCTGATCTATTATGCGGGGCGCGAGGGGCTGGAGGATCGCGTGCAGCGCATCACCTCGGGCCGGTCGCTTGCCTCCGATCCGCTGCCGCGCACGATCCACGCGATCAGCAACGCGCGCGGCACGATATCGGGCGAGGATGTGACGATCGCCTCCAACTGGGCGGTCGACAGCTACGATCTGCGCAACGACCGGGTCACGCGGCTGTTCGGCCGCTATGAACATGTCATCCGCCGGGGGGTGATCGCGGCCAAGCGCATCGAGGTGATGAACGCGCGCCTGCCCTCGATCATCGACATCTACTCGATCTGA
- a CDS encoding MFS transporter, with the protein MGPANRSDFIDEARGGGWKILLGAFLGSALSVSAVPFYSLGVLAGPIAAEFGWSRGAIQASLAFSMIGMVLAAVPTGWLTDRYGARAMAAIGLGLLAVVLVLLGLAGPSLPMWYGLWVAMSLLASGSTAITWTRGVSDWFVKSRGLALGLTLMGNGFTAVVAPPLVTALVASHGWRSAYFVLAAAVIVLGLIPTLLFFRERPTTRAKAHEDLPGLTLREAVGGYRMWLVSIAFVFLSFGVAGSIPNLVPLITDRGFSAMEAAGFASLIGISVIAGRVGTGWLLDRFWAPGVAAAILLLPIGGCLLLASPDVGPAMIGFAVVAIGLTAGMEFDMMGFLCARYFGFRNYGKIFSAPWIGFALGAAVGAAAFGKIRDATGSYVPVLLVTAGTFAVAALLLLMLGRYPRFEATTEAAR; encoded by the coding sequence GTGGGGCCAGCGAACCGCAGCGATTTCATCGACGAGGCCCGCGGCGGGGGCTGGAAAATCCTCCTCGGCGCCTTCCTCGGCAGCGCGCTCAGCGTGTCGGCGGTGCCCTTCTATTCGCTCGGCGTGCTGGCCGGGCCGATCGCGGCGGAATTCGGCTGGAGCCGGGGCGCGATCCAGGCGAGCCTGGCCTTCTCGATGATCGGCATGGTGCTGGCCGCCGTGCCGACCGGCTGGCTGACCGATCGCTATGGCGCGCGGGCGATGGCGGCGATCGGCTTGGGCCTGCTGGCGGTGGTGCTGGTGCTGCTGGGTCTGGCCGGGCCGAGCCTGCCGATGTGGTATGGCCTGTGGGTGGCGATGTCGCTGCTCGCCTCGGGATCGACCGCGATCACCTGGACGCGCGGCGTCTCCGACTGGTTCGTGAAGAGCCGGGGGCTGGCGCTGGGCCTCACCCTGATGGGCAACGGCTTCACCGCCGTCGTCGCCCCGCCGCTGGTGACGGCGCTGGTGGCGAGCCATGGCTGGCGCTCGGCCTATTTCGTGCTGGCGGCCGCCGTGATCGTGCTGGGCCTGATCCCCACCCTCCTGTTCTTCCGCGAACGGCCGACGACGCGGGCCAAAGCGCATGAGGATCTGCCCGGCCTCACCCTGCGTGAAGCCGTCGGCGGCTATCGCATGTGGCTGGTCTCGATCGCCTTCGTGTTCCTGTCGTTCGGCGTGGCGGGGTCAATCCCCAATCTGGTGCCGCTCATCACGGATCGGGGTTTCTCGGCCATGGAGGCAGCGGGCTTTGCCAGCTTGATCGGCATTTCGGTGATCGCCGGCCGGGTCGGCACCGGCTGGTTGCTCGATCGCTTCTGGGCGCCGGGCGTGGCGGCGGCGATCCTGCTGCTGCCGATCGGCGGGTGCCTGCTGCTCGCCTCGCCCGATGTCGGCCCGGCGATGATCGGCTTCGCGGTGGTCGCGATCGGGCTGACCGCCGGCATGGAATTCGACATGATGGGCTTCCTGTGCGCCCGCTATTTCGGCTTCCGCAATTACGGCAAGATCTTCTCGGCGCCGTGGATCGGCTTCGCGCTGGGCGCCGCCGTCGGCGCGGCCGCCTTCGGCAAGATCCGCGACGCCACCGGCTCCTACGTGCCGGTGCTGCTGGTGACGGCGGGCACCTTCGCGGTGGCGGCCCTTCTCCTCCTGATGCTCGGCCGCTATCCCCGCTTCGAGGCGACGACGGAGGCAGCCCGCTGA